A window of Chlamydiales bacterium STE3 contains these coding sequences:
- a CDS encoding Isoleucine--tRNA ligase (Product derived from UniProtKB/Swiss-Prot:Q6MDY1;Gene name derived from UniProtKB/Swiss-Prot:Q6MDY1;EC number derived from UniProtKB/Swiss-Prot:Q6MDY1): protein MFDELVDETFDQREQKILEFWAQKHIFERSIEKENSQPFSFYDGPPFATGLPHYGHLLAGTIKDVVPRYKTMKGFRVQRRFGWDCHGLPIEQEIEKAQNLSGALSIQEFGIARFNEECRKIVLRYTKEWETIVKRMGRWVDFSNTYRTMDLSFMETVWWVFKQLHDKGLVYEGYKVMPFSAKLGTPLSNFEAGENYKEVDDPAITVAFSLQDEPEVSLLAWTTTPWTLVSNLALMVGPDIQYVKIREEKTGRLYILAASRLSSFFKNEEEYAVLNTYLGEELVGRTYRPLFDYFKERAEKGAFRVIADSNVSLDEGTGIVHTAPAFGEVDFYACQKEGIELVCPVDNNGLFTSEVPDYLGLFVKDADKDIIKRLKAEGRLYHQATIHHRYPFCWRSDTPLIYKAVSTWFVSVEKVKTKMLAANEQIHWTPGHIKYGRFGKWLEGARDWSIGRNRYWGTPIPLYRSEDGEVLAIGSISELEELTGAKVQDLHRHFIDDLTFTKDGKQFKRISEVFDCWFESGSMPYAQNHYPFENQAYFEENFPADFIAEGLDQTRGWFYTLTVLAASLFDKPAFKNVIVNGIILAEDGTKMSKRLKNYPDPMEVVHKYGADAVRLYMMHSPAVKGDDLCFSEGGVELVLRQILLPMWNAYSFFLTYANVYAWCPEMRTKEKDALIDHWLVSISQKLVHEVENGMDNYDLSLAVEPFVGFVDQLTNWYIRRSRRRFWSDEDSADRRQAFTTLYEVLLNLVKIAAPFVPFISEAIYRNLRTAEMPESVHLADFPIYHQELRNEQLEQGMAAIQRVVSLGHGLRKENKLKVRQPLALAEIACKSANELEFLQSQQHLIAEELNVKKVLFHHDDSQFVLLRAKPNFRVLGKKIGKLMQQANFAISQFSHDQLESFLEGQSLSIDLEGQQIVLGAEDVQVERIVREGLIAATENEITIALETTLNEELLMEGLAREIVNKVNTMRREAKLEVSDRIHLQIEASERVKRAFDGHREYIVNEVLASRVDFEKCEGTEWDLNGELAKITISKKLSYPNS from the coding sequence ATGTTTGATGAGCTTGTAGATGAAACTTTTGACCAAAGAGAACAAAAAATCTTAGAGTTTTGGGCGCAAAAGCATATTTTTGAACGATCCATAGAGAAAGAAAATAGCCAACCCTTTTCTTTTTATGATGGCCCTCCGTTCGCTACAGGTTTACCTCATTACGGGCATTTACTAGCCGGCACAATCAAAGATGTCGTGCCGCGTTATAAAACCATGAAGGGCTTCCGTGTGCAGCGTCGTTTTGGTTGGGACTGTCATGGACTGCCGATTGAACAAGAGATTGAAAAGGCCCAAAACCTATCCGGAGCTCTTTCTATTCAAGAATTTGGTATTGCACGCTTTAACGAAGAATGTCGCAAGATCGTTTTAAGATACACTAAAGAGTGGGAAACGATTGTGAAGCGGATGGGGCGATGGGTAGACTTTTCCAACACATACCGTACGATGGATCTATCTTTTATGGAAACTGTTTGGTGGGTTTTTAAACAGCTTCATGATAAAGGCCTGGTCTATGAAGGCTATAAAGTGATGCCTTTTTCGGCAAAATTAGGAACCCCTCTTTCCAATTTCGAAGCCGGTGAAAATTACAAGGAAGTGGATGATCCTGCCATTACAGTAGCGTTTTCCCTTCAGGATGAGCCAGAAGTATCGCTTCTCGCCTGGACAACGACTCCTTGGACTCTTGTTTCTAACTTAGCTTTAATGGTGGGGCCGGACATTCAATATGTAAAAATTCGCGAGGAAAAAACCGGACGCCTCTACATTCTCGCTGCCAGCCGCCTTTCGAGCTTTTTTAAAAATGAAGAAGAGTACGCTGTCTTGAATACCTACCTAGGAGAAGAGCTTGTAGGTAGAACCTACCGTCCTCTTTTTGACTATTTCAAAGAGCGAGCAGAGAAAGGGGCCTTCAGAGTTATTGCTGATTCTAACGTCTCTTTGGATGAAGGAACAGGAATTGTTCACACAGCTCCAGCTTTTGGAGAGGTGGATTTTTATGCTTGCCAAAAAGAGGGCATTGAACTTGTCTGCCCAGTAGACAATAACGGGCTATTTACCTCAGAAGTTCCTGACTACCTTGGTCTTTTTGTTAAAGATGCTGATAAAGACATTATCAAACGCCTAAAGGCAGAGGGGCGTCTTTATCATCAAGCAACGATTCATCACCGCTATCCTTTCTGTTGGAGATCGGACACCCCTCTCATTTATAAAGCTGTAAGTACTTGGTTCGTGTCCGTTGAAAAAGTCAAAACGAAAATGTTAGCTGCTAATGAGCAGATTCACTGGACACCTGGGCATATTAAATATGGCCGCTTTGGAAAATGGCTGGAAGGAGCGCGAGATTGGTCAATCGGACGTAATCGTTATTGGGGAACGCCAATTCCACTCTATCGTTCAGAGGATGGGGAAGTACTGGCGATAGGGAGCATCAGCGAATTGGAAGAGTTAACTGGAGCAAAAGTTCAGGATTTACATCGCCACTTTATCGATGATTTAACGTTCACAAAAGATGGCAAGCAATTCAAGCGCATTTCCGAAGTTTTCGATTGCTGGTTTGAGTCCGGTTCTATGCCTTACGCTCAAAATCATTATCCTTTTGAAAATCAAGCCTACTTTGAAGAAAATTTTCCTGCTGATTTTATTGCTGAAGGACTAGATCAAACGCGAGGCTGGTTTTACACGTTAACTGTTTTGGCTGCTAGTTTATTTGATAAGCCAGCCTTTAAAAATGTGATTGTTAACGGTATTATTTTAGCTGAAGACGGCACGAAAATGTCTAAAAGGCTAAAAAATTATCCTGACCCTATGGAAGTTGTGCATAAATATGGTGCTGATGCCGTTAGGCTATACATGATGCACAGTCCAGCTGTAAAGGGGGATGACTTATGCTTTTCAGAAGGTGGTGTGGAGCTAGTTTTACGGCAGATACTGCTTCCTATGTGGAATGCTTATAGTTTCTTTTTGACTTATGCAAACGTATATGCTTGGTGTCCTGAAATGCGAACGAAAGAAAAGGATGCTTTGATCGATCATTGGTTAGTTTCTATTAGCCAAAAGCTTGTGCATGAGGTAGAAAATGGCATGGACAATTATGATCTTAGCTTAGCAGTAGAGCCATTTGTGGGCTTTGTAGACCAATTGACGAATTGGTACATTAGAAGGAGTCGTCGCCGATTTTGGTCTGATGAGGATTCTGCAGATCGTCGACAAGCTTTTACAACGTTATATGAAGTTTTACTCAACCTTGTAAAAATTGCAGCACCTTTCGTCCCTTTTATAAGCGAGGCGATCTACCGCAATTTAAGGACAGCTGAAATGCCAGAATCTGTGCATTTAGCAGATTTCCCTATCTACCATCAAGAATTGCGCAATGAACAGTTAGAGCAGGGAATGGCTGCAATACAGCGTGTCGTGAGCCTGGGACATGGCTTGCGTAAAGAAAACAAGCTAAAAGTAAGACAGCCTCTTGCGCTTGCTGAGATTGCATGTAAATCGGCTAACGAGTTAGAGTTTTTACAAAGCCAGCAGCATTTAATAGCAGAAGAACTAAATGTGAAAAAGGTTCTCTTTCATCATGATGATTCACAATTTGTATTGTTAAGGGCGAAACCAAATTTTAGAGTGCTTGGTAAAAAAATTGGGAAGCTAATGCAGCAAGCGAATTTTGCGATTTCCCAGTTTTCTCACGATCAGCTAGAATCTTTCCTTGAAGGACAAAGCCTTTCTATCGATTTAGAAGGGCAACAGATTGTTTTAGGAGCGGAAGATGTCCAAGTTGAACGTATTGTTAGAGAAGGACTGATTGCAGCAACAGAAAATGAGATCACAATTGCTTTAGAGACGACATTAAATGAAGAGTTGTTAATGGAAGGATTGGCAAGAGAAATCGTTAATAAGGTCAACACAATGCGTAGAGAAGCCAAATTGGAAGTAAGTGATCGCATCCATTTGCAAATAGAAGCTTCGGAGCGTGTAAAAAGAGCCTTCGATGGGCATAGGGAATATATTGTAAACGAAGTGCTTGCAAGTAGGGTTGACTTTGAGAAATGCGAGGGCACGGAGTGGGATTTAAATGGAGAACTTGCTAAGATAACTATTTCAAAAAAACTCAGTTATCCCAATAGTTAA
- a CDS encoding Uncharacterized protein (Product derived from UniProtKB/Trembl:D6YUU1): METISADKVGDQITDVISRATKDLKQFRITSSEGAVVLLPEEMYDRLVVTLELLSTPGLLEMMESKNPDSPTLNVPATMS; encoded by the coding sequence ATGGAAACAATTTCTGCTGATAAAGTGGGAGATCAGATTACAGATGTAATCAGCCGCGCAACAAAAGATTTAAAACAGTTTCGTATAACTTCTTCAGAAGGTGCTGTTGTTCTTTTGCCAGAGGAAATGTATGATCGCTTAGTAGTTACGCTTGAATTGCTTTCGACACCGGGTTTACTCGAGATGATGGAATCTAAGAATCCTGACTCACCTACACTAAATGTTCCTGCTACAATGTCATAG
- a CDS encoding hypothetical protein (Product derived from UniProtKB/Trembl:F8L7Y7;Putative transposase for transposon Tn903), with the protein MDLETGKLMLAEITNEYVHDTQYLEKVLQRANRRKGKVLFDGIADSKQCYQMAQKYNKRLLTPPKTGAVLRKESGYEKRNEAIQIIRRLGGDKQAKSIWSKLIGYNRRVVVESMVSR; encoded by the coding sequence ATGGACCTTGAAACTGGCAAGCTAATGCTTGCAGAAATTACAAATGAATATGTCCATGATACACAGTATCTTGAAAAGGTACTTCAAAGAGCAAATCGACGAAAAGGAAAGGTACTGTTTGATGGAATTGCAGATAGCAAACAATGTTATCAAATGGCTCAAAAATATAATAAACGATTGCTAACTCCTCCAAAAACTGGAGCTGTTTTGAGGAAAGAAAGTGGTTATGAAAAGAGGAATGAAGCAATCCAAATCATTCGTCGTCTAGGCGGAGATAAGCAAGCTAAATCTATATGGTCCAAGCTTATAGGATACAACAGAAGAGTGGTAGTGGAGAGTATGGTCTCACGCTGA
- a CDS encoding Transposase, IS5 family, OrfB (Product derived from UniProtKB/Trembl:Q4E7A2), producing the protein MKFKCLNEYQIDFDIVKSPRARRWVRVIEGQSIDLSKIIDNGFKALPKRWIVERTFAWINRYRRLSKEYEYLPATSESWTYLSMIRLMLKRIAATF; encoded by the coding sequence TTGAAATTTAAATGCTTAAATGAATATCAAATCGACTTTGATATTGTTAAAAGCCCAAGAGCAAGAAGATGGGTTAGAGTAATAGAGGGGCAGTCGATAGATTTATCAAAGATAATAGATAATGGCTTCAAAGCACTGCCTAAAAGATGGATTGTCGAGAGAACTTTCGCTTGGATTAATCGTTATAGAAGACTTTCAAAAGAATATGAATATTTGCCAGCTACAAGCGAAAGCTGGACTTATCTTTCTATGATTCGTCTAATGTTAAAACGCATAGCTGCTACATTTTAG